The Agromyces atrinae genome window below encodes:
- a CDS encoding acyltransferase, with translation MNLTNLRRHFFDYARGALRGHPGVRIGRDVKLTGPGHYDLHRGATITRGVRMWVGPGARLVMSYGSKIGDRSILNVETEVIIGVGTRISWDVQILDTDFHWIRDDHGRIHAHTKRIVLEDRVLIGTGSLILKGVTVGEGAVVGAGSVVRSSVPASTIVIGNPAQHVGDVAEWGSARGPLPES, from the coding sequence ATGAACCTCACGAACCTCCGTCGGCACTTCTTCGACTATGCGCGCGGGGCGCTCCGCGGACACCCCGGAGTGCGCATCGGGCGCGACGTGAAGCTCACGGGTCCTGGCCACTACGACCTGCACCGCGGCGCGACGATCACGCGCGGCGTGCGCATGTGGGTCGGCCCCGGCGCCCGTCTCGTCATGAGCTACGGCTCGAAGATCGGCGACCGCTCGATCCTCAACGTCGAGACCGAGGTCATCATCGGCGTCGGCACCCGCATCTCGTGGGACGTGCAGATCCTCGACACTGACTTCCACTGGATCCGCGACGACCACGGCCGCATCCACGCGCACACGAAGCGCATCGTGCTCGAGGACCGCGTGCTCATCGGCACCGGCTCGCTCATCCTCAAGGGCGTCACGGTCGGCGAGGGCGCCGTCGTCGGAGCGGGTTCGGTCGTGCGCTCATCCGTGCCCGCCTCCACCATCGTCATCGGCAACCCGGCGCAGCACGTCGGAGACGTCGCGGAGTGGGGGAGCGCTCGCGGCCCGCTCCCCGAATCATGA
- a CDS encoding oligosaccharide flippase family protein, with protein MTETQAEETTDERRSRRRKRPASKWAGVGNAAFAKVLVMGLTGVLGILTSRLIITEFGTDAYAQYGLLSSLSSLLPFADLGIAAVVINAVAQSKSVRTDHDMMRAITSAFRVLIISGFVIVAAAVVVTFAGWWPLILGEGLLPGGEWAALACLAVFGIGLPLTVGPRILVGLGRTATQISVQSIIAPFIMLAVGACVLFALPAAEFLAVFPYIAAALVAVISLVIARRAISPQLGNAVREIAHPRRTPGVKVFNLAWPMLVQMLALPIAMQTSRILVSHLGGIDDLAEYNVAAQLFGIALQTIAAAGVALWPIFARARSAGVVESPAKPVLWFLLGGLAIAGGIAVPCPWLVEFVSDGQIEVDGILIASFVVFVAFQAAKYPLGMYMTDLAGLRFQVIPTIVMIPVALGLSWWLIPPLGPAGSVIGSAAAVLLCQIVPNIWYVSRDMARRRSAAGEQTSAD; from the coding sequence ATGACCGAGACCCAGGCCGAGGAGACGACGGACGAGCGCCGCTCGAGACGTCGGAAGCGACCCGCCTCGAAGTGGGCGGGCGTCGGCAACGCCGCGTTCGCCAAGGTGCTCGTCATGGGCCTCACCGGCGTGCTCGGCATCCTCACGAGCCGGCTCATCATCACCGAGTTCGGTACCGACGCCTACGCGCAGTACGGCCTGCTCTCGAGCCTCTCCTCGCTTCTGCCGTTCGCCGACCTCGGTATCGCGGCGGTCGTCATCAACGCCGTCGCCCAGTCGAAGTCGGTGCGCACCGATCACGACATGATGCGCGCGATCACGAGTGCCTTCCGCGTGCTCATCATCTCGGGGTTCGTCATCGTCGCGGCGGCCGTCGTCGTGACGTTCGCCGGCTGGTGGCCGCTCATCCTCGGCGAGGGGCTCCTGCCGGGCGGCGAGTGGGCCGCGCTCGCGTGCCTCGCCGTATTCGGCATCGGCCTGCCGCTCACCGTCGGGCCCCGCATCCTCGTGGGCCTCGGGCGAACGGCCACCCAGATCTCGGTGCAGTCGATCATCGCGCCGTTCATCATGCTCGCCGTCGGCGCGTGCGTGCTGTTCGCCCTTCCCGCCGCCGAGTTCCTCGCGGTGTTCCCTTATATAGCGGCGGCTCTCGTCGCCGTCATCAGCCTCGTGATCGCCCGGCGCGCGATCTCGCCGCAGCTCGGCAACGCGGTGCGCGAGATCGCGCACCCGCGCCGCACTCCGGGCGTCAAGGTCTTCAACCTCGCCTGGCCGATGCTCGTGCAGATGCTCGCGCTCCCGATCGCCATGCAGACGTCGCGCATCCTCGTGAGCCATCTCGGCGGCATCGACGACCTCGCCGAGTACAACGTCGCGGCCCAGCTCTTCGGCATCGCGCTGCAGACGATCGCCGCGGCGGGCGTGGCCCTGTGGCCGATCTTCGCGCGCGCCCGGTCGGCGGGCGTCGTCGAGTCGCCGGCCAAGCCCGTGCTGTGGTTCCTGCTCGGCGGTCTCGCGATCGCCGGCGGCATCGCCGTGCCGTGCCCGTGGCTCGTCGAGTTCGTCTCCGACGGTCAGATCGAGGTCGACGGCATTCTCATCGCGTCGTTCGTCGTCTTCGTCGCCTTCCAGGCGGCGAAGTACCCGCTCGGCATGTACATGACCGACCTCGCGGGCCTCCGCTTCCAGGTCATCCCCACGATCGTCATGATCCCCGTCGCACTCGGACTCTCGTGGTGGCTCATCCCGCCGCTCGGCCCGGCCGGTTCGGTCATCGGCTCGGCCGCGGCCGTGCTGCTCTGTCAGATCGTGCCGAACATCTGGTACGTCTCGCGCGACATGGCCCGGCGCCGGAGCGCTGCCGGCGAGCAGACATCCGCCGACTGA
- a CDS encoding acyltransferase family protein produces the protein MAETARRASRLDWVDTGRGTAILLVVLFHSINWLLEAGFDVAGWQTASAFIASLRLPLFFMLAGLFAQKWLTAPWPKLWSTKLSLYVWVYALWSVIATFTFMLGLNLQGQEGNYLYQLVYLVAAPVSPRFELWFIWALALFFAGAKLIRRVPPWIQLSLAAILSIVAMSIEGFGGIGWGGAAKYAFFFLVGLYLRDRIMTYATSTRWALLGVACAVWAAVAAAGTFGGLATSVPGYYFLTCCLGLLAGICLSRVLSPVRFLRRIGSRTLPIYLTHTSIILIVCWLLHFLAEPVKENLLVAVLAPPLLAAGSAWLSLVIANRVERSPVLRYAYVQPAWLSRSKSVDSR, from the coding sequence GTGGCTGAGACCGCGCGGCGAGCGTCGCGCCTCGACTGGGTCGACACCGGCCGCGGCACCGCGATCCTGCTCGTCGTGCTCTTCCACTCCATCAACTGGCTGCTCGAGGCGGGGTTCGACGTCGCGGGCTGGCAGACGGCGAGTGCGTTCATCGCCTCGCTCCGCCTTCCTCTCTTCTTCATGCTCGCGGGGCTGTTCGCACAGAAGTGGCTCACGGCGCCGTGGCCGAAGCTCTGGTCGACGAAGCTCTCGCTCTACGTGTGGGTCTACGCCCTGTGGAGCGTCATCGCGACGTTCACCTTCATGCTCGGGCTGAACCTCCAGGGGCAGGAGGGCAACTACCTCTACCAGCTCGTCTATCTCGTCGCGGCGCCCGTCTCACCGCGGTTCGAGCTGTGGTTCATCTGGGCCCTCGCCCTCTTCTTCGCCGGCGCGAAGCTCATCCGTCGCGTCCCGCCGTGGATCCAGCTCTCGCTCGCCGCGATCCTCTCGATCGTGGCGATGTCGATCGAGGGCTTCGGCGGTATCGGGTGGGGCGGCGCCGCGAAGTACGCCTTCTTCTTCCTCGTCGGTCTCTACCTGCGCGATCGCATCATGACGTACGCGACGAGCACGCGATGGGCTCTGCTCGGCGTCGCGTGCGCGGTGTGGGCCGCGGTCGCCGCCGCGGGCACGTTCGGCGGGCTCGCGACGAGCGTGCCGGGCTATTACTTCCTGACGTGCTGCCTCGGGCTGCTCGCCGGCATCTGCCTCAGCCGGGTGCTCTCCCCCGTGCGGTTCCTCCGCCGCATCGGTTCGCGCACGCTCCCCATCTATCTGACGCACACGTCGATCATCCTCATCGTGTGCTGGCTGCTCCACTTCCTCGCCGAGCCGGTGAAGGAGAACCTGCTCGTCGCGGTCCTCGCGCCGCCGCTCCTCGCGGCCGGATCGGCGTGGCTCTCGCTCGTCATCGCGAACCGCGTCGAGCGCTCGCCCGTGCTGCGCTACGCCTACGTGCAGCCTGCGTGGCTCAGCCGGTCGAAGAGCGTCGACTCCCGCTGA
- a CDS encoding right-handed parallel beta-helix repeat-containing protein: MHSRPLKPTHRGPRASRLTLAAITIAAFTLTGVGLSAPATAATQTTDGTSVVTDAFSRTVASGWGSAASGLDYASNRAADFSVKDGVGSVALVPGAFGTQTLPGVSTRDARIRANVTLDALPAAGNGATFSLTLRSNGGTSYQARARFTKSASLNLSLSRYDGSTSKETYIGDTVVALRDVRAGEPITVEFVAAGADASVQLLARAWKSAATAPPWQIDRADTDAKRITAAGAAGITTYLSAESAATRLSVDDLGVWKDPVLSGGGSTPAPAPTTPAPAPAPAPAPAPAPAPAPAAGLQNAPAITAGSVAVGSANYSVPSGAIYATAKNSTSGAGTAASPYGSAQKAIDAAKSGSTIVLRGGTYRESIYIPKGKNLTIQAYPRESVWFDGSKPVTGWTKSGSTWVVGKWTYDFDKRVSFNKNLDESSRFIDPAYPLAGYPDQVWINGSSLKQVGSAAAVKAGTFFVDKAGDRLIVGSDPSGKTVEASVLTKAIQVHGEGSTLRGFGVKRYATTLNMMGAVSAEVPKITLENLVITQNATVGLYAWAAGHNFRQLTLSDNGMMGAGANVATGMKLTNSLITGNNTERFKRAPVSGGVKITKSNDVVISGNVFANNLTSGLWFDDSAYNVTITRNVVRNNGEHGIEFEASNKGVIADNRISGNGNTGLVIYDAGDLEVWNNTFQGNTRTISFLQDQRRQVNASLTSKIPWVMRSVNVRNNVFSYGGGGCPVLSQDMTNTWSGNDFGITLDSNVYHRASSTSPSNFICWANGSAGTKSFKTIETFRSGTGHDKKSKLWEGAAVVDSSLNLVSSRLAAPGATSAALPAAVASATGVAAGVKSFGALTNAPR, translated from the coding sequence GTGCACAGTAGACCCCTGAAGCCCACTCATCGAGGCCCCCGAGCCTCACGTCTCACACTCGCTGCGATCACGATCGCAGCGTTCACTCTGACCGGCGTCGGCCTCTCGGCCCCCGCAACGGCCGCGACCCAGACCACCGACGGCACGTCCGTCGTGACCGATGCCTTCAGCCGCACCGTAGCCTCCGGCTGGGGCTCCGCGGCGAGCGGGCTCGACTACGCGTCGAACCGCGCCGCCGACTTCTCGGTCAAGGACGGCGTTGGAAGCGTCGCCCTCGTGCCGGGCGCCTTCGGAACCCAGACGCTCCCCGGCGTCAGCACCCGCGACGCGCGCATCCGCGCGAACGTCACGCTCGACGCGCTGCCCGCCGCCGGCAACGGTGCGACCTTCTCGCTGACGCTGCGGTCGAACGGCGGAACGTCGTACCAGGCCCGCGCACGCTTCACGAAGAGCGCCTCGCTCAACCTCAGCCTGTCGCGCTACGACGGCTCGACGAGCAAGGAGACGTACATCGGCGACACCGTCGTGGCACTCCGCGACGTGCGTGCCGGCGAACCGATCACCGTCGAGTTCGTCGCCGCCGGCGCCGACGCGTCGGTGCAGCTCCTCGCCCGCGCATGGAAGAGCGCCGCCACGGCACCGCCCTGGCAGATCGACCGCGCCGACACCGACGCGAAGCGCATCACCGCCGCCGGGGCCGCCGGCATCACGACCTACCTCTCGGCCGAGTCCGCGGCCACGCGCCTGAGCGTCGACGACCTCGGCGTCTGGAAGGACCCCGTGCTCTCGGGCGGCGGATCGACGCCCGCCCCTGCTCCGACGACGCCCGCTCCCGCACCCGCTCCCGCTCCTGCGCCCGCTCCGGCTCCGGCTCCCGCGCCCGCGGCCGGGCTGCAGAACGCGCCCGCGATCACGGCCGGCTCCGTCGCCGTGGGATCGGCGAACTACTCCGTCCCCTCCGGCGCGATCTACGCGACGGCGAAGAACTCGACGTCGGGCGCCGGCACGGCCGCGTCGCCGTACGGCAGCGCCCAGAAGGCGATCGACGCCGCGAAGTCGGGATCGACGATCGTGCTGCGCGGCGGCACGTACCGCGAGTCGATCTACATCCCCAAGGGCAAGAACCTCACGATCCAGGCCTATCCGCGCGAGAGCGTCTGGTTCGACGGCTCGAAGCCCGTGACCGGATGGACGAAGAGCGGCTCGACGTGGGTCGTCGGCAAGTGGACGTACGACTTCGACAAGCGCGTCTCGTTCAACAAGAACCTCGACGAGTCGTCGCGCTTCATCGATCCCGCCTACCCCCTCGCGGGCTACCCCGACCAGGTCTGGATCAACGGCTCCTCCCTCAAGCAGGTCGGCTCGGCCGCAGCGGTCAAGGCCGGCACCTTCTTCGTCGACAAGGCGGGCGACCGGCTCATCGTCGGCTCCGACCCGAGCGGCAAGACGGTCGAGGCGAGCGTCCTCACCAAGGCGATCCAGGTGCACGGCGAAGGGTCGACGCTCCGAGGATTCGGCGTCAAGCGCTACGCAACCACTCTCAATATGATGGGCGCGGTCTCGGCCGAGGTGCCGAAGATCACCCTCGAGAACCTCGTCATCACCCAGAATGCGACCGTCGGTCTCTACGCCTGGGCGGCGGGCCACAACTTCCGTCAGCTGACCCTCTCCGACAACGGCATGATGGGCGCCGGCGCGAACGTCGCGACCGGCATGAAGCTCACGAACTCGCTCATCACGGGCAACAACACGGAGCGCTTCAAGCGCGCCCCCGTCTCGGGCGGCGTCAAGATCACGAAGTCGAACGACGTGGTGATCTCGGGCAACGTGTTCGCGAACAACCTCACGAGCGGCCTCTGGTTCGACGACTCGGCGTACAACGTCACGATCACGCGCAACGTCGTCCGCAACAACGGCGAGCACGGCATCGAGTTCGAGGCGAGCAACAAGGGCGTCATCGCCGACAACCGCATCAGCGGAAACGGCAACACGGGTCTCGTGATCTACGACGCCGGCGACCTCGAGGTGTGGAACAACACCTTCCAGGGCAACACCCGCACCATCTCGTTCCTGCAGGATCAGCGTCGTCAGGTGAACGCATCACTCACGTCGAAGATCCCGTGGGTCATGCGCTCCGTGAACGTGCGGAACAACGTCTTCTCCTACGGCGGAGGCGGCTGCCCCGTGCTGTCCCAGGACATGACGAACACGTGGTCGGGCAACGACTTCGGCATCACTCTCGACAGCAACGTCTACCACCGTGCGAGCTCCACGAGCCCGAGCAACTTCATCTGCTGGGCGAACGGCAGCGCCGGCACGAAGAGCTTCAAGACGATCGAGACGTTCCGATCCGGAACAGGGCACGACAAGAAGTCGAAACTGTGGGAAGGTGCTGCTGTGGTGGATTCTTCCCTCAACCTCGTGAGCTCCCGACTCGCGGCACCCGGCGCGACGAGCGCTGCGCTGCCCGCGGCCGTCGCGAGCGCGACCGGTGTCGCCGCCGGAGTGAAGAGCTTCGGCGCCCTGACGAACGCACCGAGGTGA
- a CDS encoding polysaccharide biosynthesis tyrosine autokinase, translated as MSLNEYLKSVSRRWLMIVLLAALGAAGGYAMAAATPDVYRSTSSVLLTSENGGSAAELVQGTAYIENLVSSYVLLADSELVLDQVIDDLDLDMSTARLAGQITAGSPLNTTVIDLSVVDGTAEGAQRIARSVTTHLSLAVSEVSPTSPDGTPTVRLTTIQSASLPSFPIAPNTRLMVALGAAVGLVLGLVYAIIRGLVSQPITDPREIAHLTDDPVVGEVVLAKRDSTLPARVLIDPQGLEAESLRTLAANLTFLTVDGGLRSFVVTSASPGEAKSSIAASLALTLAESSQRVLLIDADLRRPTIATLTQLDDAVGLTGVLIGQYDLDVAVQRWAHDRLDVLTSGAVPPNPTQLLSSDSMQHLIEQASAEYDVIIIDSPPLLAVTDAAWIGRITDGALVVARYNKTTARALTHLFEKLESAGVRMLGVVISCVPRRTRARYGYVAEYAPKSKEAPRKGAAPRETPAPTSPPAHSKSAAKSPTAESVETAS; from the coding sequence GTGTCACTGAACGAGTATCTGAAGTCCGTGAGTCGACGGTGGCTCATGATCGTGCTCCTCGCCGCGCTCGGCGCCGCCGGTGGCTACGCGATGGCCGCGGCGACCCCCGACGTGTACCGCTCGACGAGCAGCGTGCTCCTCACGAGCGAGAACGGCGGAAGCGCCGCCGAACTCGTGCAGGGAACGGCCTACATCGAGAACCTCGTGTCGTCGTACGTGCTCCTCGCCGACTCCGAGCTCGTGCTCGATCAGGTGATCGACGACCTCGATCTCGACATGAGCACGGCACGCCTCGCGGGGCAGATCACAGCGGGCTCGCCCCTCAACACGACGGTCATCGATCTGAGCGTCGTCGACGGCACGGCCGAAGGCGCTCAGCGCATCGCCCGCTCCGTGACCACACACCTCTCCCTCGCGGTCTCCGAGGTCTCCCCCACGAGCCCCGACGGCACGCCGACCGTGCGACTCACGACGATCCAGTCGGCCTCGCTCCCGTCGTTCCCGATCGCCCCGAACACGCGCCTCATGGTCGCGCTCGGCGCCGCGGTCGGCCTCGTGCTCGGGCTCGTCTACGCGATCATCCGCGGTCTCGTCTCGCAGCCGATCACCGACCCGCGCGAGATCGCCCACCTGACCGACGACCCCGTCGTCGGCGAGGTCGTTCTCGCGAAGCGCGACTCGACGCTTCCGGCGCGGGTGCTCATCGACCCGCAGGGGCTCGAGGCCGAGTCGCTCCGAACCCTCGCGGCGAATCTCACATTCCTCACGGTCGACGGAGGCCTCCGCTCGTTCGTCGTCACCTCCGCATCGCCGGGCGAGGCCAAGAGCTCGATCGCCGCGAGCCTCGCGCTGACCCTCGCCGAGTCATCCCAACGGGTTCTGCTCATCGACGCCGACCTGCGGCGTCCGACGATCGCGACGCTCACCCAGCTCGACGACGCGGTCGGCCTGACGGGCGTGCTCATCGGTCAGTACGACCTCGATGTCGCCGTTCAGCGCTGGGCCCACGACCGCCTCGATGTGCTGACGAGCGGCGCCGTGCCGCCGAACCCCACCCAGTTGCTCTCGAGCGATTCCATGCAGCATCTCATCGAGCAGGCGTCAGCCGAGTACGACGTCATCATCATCGATTCACCCCCGCTGCTCGCGGTGACGGATGCCGCGTGGATCGGGCGCATCACCGACGGCGCACTCGTCGTCGCACGCTACAACAAGACGACGGCGCGCGCTCTCACCCACCTGTTCGAGAAGCTCGAGAGCGCCGGCGTCCGCATGCTCGGCGTCGTCATCAGTTGCGTGCCGCGCCGCACGCGGGCCCGATACGGCTACGTGGCCGAGTACGCGCCGAAGTCGAAGGAAGCTCCCAGGAAGGGCGCGGCGCCCCGCGAGACGCCCGCCCCGACATCCCCGCCGGCGCACAGTAAATCAGCGGCGAAGAGCCCGACCGCCGAATCCGTCGAGACGGCGTCGTGA
- a CDS encoding arsenate reductase/protein-tyrosine-phosphatase family protein yields the protein MVEELGTLLVVCHANICRSPLIEHLLRRELAGAGVAGGIRVESAGTHAIVGAELCVVCARAIEDDDALAASDGGDAHRARQLDVEMLDRADLVIVASGAERAAAARISPASRDRTFTLLEAAALAEVMADRDGDHALAPGATGAALRSLAEGLAAQRGLATPVAAPQPPRGRWARLFSRETEPPATFDLDDVHMLGVDGHQPMIETARGAVARFADFALTR from the coding sequence GTGGTGGAAGAACTCGGCACTCTCCTCGTGGTCTGTCATGCGAACATCTGCCGTTCGCCACTCATCGAACATCTTCTGCGACGCGAGCTCGCCGGCGCGGGCGTCGCCGGAGGCATCCGTGTCGAGAGCGCCGGCACGCACGCGATCGTCGGAGCCGAACTGTGTGTGGTCTGCGCACGGGCGATCGAAGACGACGACGCCCTCGCCGCGTCGGACGGCGGCGACGCGCACCGCGCCCGGCAGCTCGATGTCGAGATGCTCGACCGAGCCGACCTCGTGATCGTCGCGTCGGGCGCCGAACGGGCGGCTGCCGCCCGGATCTCCCCGGCGTCGCGCGATCGCACGTTCACCCTGCTCGAGGCCGCGGCGCTCGCCGAGGTCATGGCCGATCGCGACGGCGATCACGCGCTCGCTCCCGGCGCGACGGGGGCTGCGCTCCGGAGCCTCGCCGAAGGGCTGGCCGCCCAGCGCGGCCTCGCGACTCCCGTCGCGGCCCCGCAGCCGCCGCGCGGGCGATGGGCGCGGCTCTTCTCGCGCGAGACTGAGCCGCCGGCGACCTTCGACCTCGATGACGTGCACATGCTGGGCGTCGACGGACACCAGCCCATGATCGAGACGGCACGCGGTGCCGTCGCTCGCTTCGCGGACTTCGCGCTCACCCGGTGA
- a CDS encoding CDP-alcohol phosphatidyltransferase family protein, giving the protein MTTSSIAIDQQHRERERYRDVVARLASAQKKAAPGSPAYSVYVNRRAGRYIAAAAYLAGLRPNGVTAISALFTFSGIAVLAFVPSGVATGIAVWLLLAIGYAFDSADGQVARLLGGGSAAGEWLDHVVDCLKIVSLHLAVLFWAVRTLGVDSPWLLVPLGFTIVNTVSFFAMILNDQLKTTHALRHGASPTPVRSASTLRSLIVLPTDFGVLCLSFVLLGFTSAFTLVYALLFVASLGHLLLASASWFRAMKRLDTPLPTQ; this is encoded by the coding sequence ATGACGACATCGTCGATAGCGATCGACCAGCAGCACCGCGAACGCGAACGGTACCGCGATGTCGTCGCGCGTCTCGCGTCGGCCCAGAAGAAGGCGGCGCCCGGCTCGCCGGCCTACTCGGTCTACGTGAATCGTCGGGCGGGTCGCTATATAGCCGCAGCGGCATACCTCGCCGGCCTCCGCCCGAACGGGGTGACGGCGATCAGCGCGCTCTTCACGTTCAGTGGGATCGCCGTGCTCGCGTTCGTGCCGTCGGGGGTCGCCACGGGCATCGCCGTGTGGCTGCTCCTCGCGATCGGTTACGCGTTCGATTCCGCCGACGGCCAGGTCGCGCGACTTCTCGGCGGCGGTTCAGCCGCCGGCGAGTGGCTCGATCACGTCGTCGACTGCCTGAAGATCGTCAGCCTCCACCTCGCGGTGCTGTTCTGGGCGGTGCGCACCCTCGGCGTCGACTCGCCGTGGCTGCTCGTGCCGCTCGGCTTCACGATCGTGAACACGGTGAGCTTCTTCGCGATGATCCTCAACGATCAGCTGAAGACGACCCACGCGCTCCGCCACGGCGCGTCACCCACACCCGTGCGCTCCGCCTCGACGCTGCGTTCGCTCATCGTGCTGCCGACCGACTTCGGCGTGCTCTGCCTGTCGTTCGTGCTGCTCGGATTCACCTCGGCCTTCACGCTCGTCTACGCGCTGCTCTTCGTCGCGAGCCTCGGCCACCTCCTCCTCGCGTCCGCGAGCTGGTTCCGCGCAATGAAGCGCCTCGACACACCCCTGCCCACTCAGTGA
- a CDS encoding DUF1972 domain-containing protein, which yields MHIAMIGTRGVPAAYGGFETAVEEIGWRLVERGHRVTVYCRNAADDSMTEYRGMDLVHLPAVKVKVGETLSHSALSVVHAVTHRRPDAAFVFNAANAPFVPALRARGIPTAVHMDGLEWKRDKWGGRGRAYYRWAEQFAVRTADALIADAEGIADYYRDEFEVATRLISYGAPILRDAPTDRLAELGLESRRFHLVVARFEPENHVDVIVEGFASSSAEYPLVVVGSAPYAAEYTERIEAAAAGDSRIRLLGGVFDQELLDQLYANAATYLHGHSVGGTNPSLLRAMGAGTAVVAWDVVFNRGVSGDDAQYFGSTADLAREVVAAEHDPLLTARRGTALQLRAEQHYDWDIVTADYERLAVDIAAGYSTATHHRVRRTGRYGVAVPALGGAPLPVPVSAPAPAPTPVQVPVFASIVRP from the coding sequence ATGCACATTGCGATGATCGGAACCCGGGGTGTCCCCGCGGCATACGGCGGATTCGAGACCGCGGTCGAGGAGATCGGATGGCGGCTCGTCGAGCGCGGCCACCGCGTGACCGTCTACTGCCGCAATGCGGCGGATGACAGCATGACCGAGTACCGCGGAATGGACCTCGTCCACCTCCCCGCCGTCAAGGTGAAGGTCGGCGAGACGCTCAGCCACTCAGCGCTCTCGGTGGTGCACGCGGTGACGCATCGCCGCCCCGATGCGGCGTTCGTGTTCAACGCGGCGAACGCCCCCTTCGTGCCGGCGCTCCGAGCACGCGGCATCCCCACCGCCGTCCATATGGACGGGCTGGAGTGGAAGCGCGACAAGTGGGGCGGCCGGGGTCGCGCCTACTACCGCTGGGCCGAGCAGTTCGCGGTGCGCACGGCCGACGCGCTCATCGCGGATGCCGAGGGCATCGCCGACTACTACCGCGACGAGTTCGAGGTCGCGACGAGACTCATCAGCTACGGAGCGCCGATCCTCCGCGATGCGCCGACGGATCGCCTCGCCGAGCTCGGCCTCGAGTCGCGTCGGTTCCACCTCGTCGTCGCTCGCTTCGAACCCGAGAACCACGTGGATGTCATCGTCGAGGGTTTCGCCTCCTCGAGCGCCGAGTACCCCCTCGTCGTCGTCGGCTCGGCGCCGTACGCGGCGGAGTACACCGAGCGCATCGAAGCCGCTGCCGCGGGCGACAGCCGCATCCGTCTGCTCGGGGGCGTCTTCGACCAGGAACTGCTCGACCAGCTGTATGCGAACGCCGCGACCTACCTGCACGGTCACTCGGTCGGCGGCACGAACCCGTCGCTCCTCCGCGCCATGGGCGCCGGAACCGCTGTCGTCGCGTGGGATGTCGTGTTCAACCGCGGCGTCTCGGGCGACGATGCCCAGTACTTCGGCAGCACCGCCGATCTCGCTCGTGAGGTCGTCGCGGCGGAGCACGACCCGCTGCTGACCGCGCGTCGGGGCACCGCCCTGCAGCTGCGGGCCGAGCAGCACTACGACTGGGACATCGTCACCGCCGACTACGAGCGGCTCGCCGTCGACATCGCCGCGGGCTACAGCACCGCGACGCATCACCGCGTCCGTCGCACCGGCCGCTACGGCGTCGCCGTGCCCGCACTCGGCGGCGCACCGCTGCCCGTGCCGGTCTCGGCGCCCGCTCCGGCACCCACGCCGGTACAGGTACCGGTCTTCGCGTCGATCGTTCGTCCGTAA